A region of Hippoglossus stenolepis isolate QCI-W04-F060 chromosome 7, HSTE1.2, whole genome shotgun sequence DNA encodes the following proteins:
- the afap1l1a gene encoding actin filament-associated protein 1-like 1 isoform X1, which produces MLFFHLRKMVGLSSTAVEAMEVLVNELGVLLKMLDQENLSSSTQEKKTSVWNLLQQLQPSVPGTDYIYMNSAVYRNGTSFVESLFETFDCQLGDLKDDADDVKEENNTQTDTLNQSCADSSALHSADSPPPLPTTPPPEEYYEEALPLSPGKLPEYIITRVRSSPPNSIEDGYEDAENNYPTTCINSHRKNSYNDSDALSSSYESYEEDEEERSPGVQLTHQWPSDESSMPPARDCRICAFLLRKKRFGQWAKQLTVIRENRLQCYKSSKDTCPYVDLLLPQCTVVYAPKDSKRKHHELRFTLPNGDALVLAVQSKEQAHRWLGVVREVCGQSTGPEESASPVSPRKTELDKRLSAERNTSDSDSVGVSAGDHCRENGKVKRGAIAAGRKITRIISFSKKKPPRPGDPRTSLGDPRQGNLSVLVNQVWREQWCCVSRGFLYFYLDKGDTRTSLPSLPLLSCEVVPGLGPKHPFAFRILRNGKEVAAMEAASSDELGRWLGVLLAETGSTTDPESLHYDYVDVETIANIRDAARNSFLWATSSSGASPDSRTYDEVSNEDMQSGENHRPQSGNQGKRRSSFSSSDSDRTKPLVSLKRTGSNANQYGRYGKTRAEEDAKRYLKDTEVLERERDGIRNTLVTLRQEKRELKEELKTASDKRKSSMNKRVSHLEEVCRAKEAERVDLELRLSEVKENLKKSQAGGALGAPVEAKPPSKASNKKRQNIYSESLPVNCASEIRRRPPSVYASTGTVMQKAKEWESKKGT; this is translated from the exons atgttattttttcacctCCGGAAAATGGTGGGACTGTCATCCACTGCTGTTGAGG CCATGGAGGTGTTGGTGAATGAGCTGGGAGTTCTGCTGAAGATGCTGGACCAGGAAAacctcagctcctccacccaggagaagaagacatcagtgtggaacctcctgcagcagctacagCCGTCAG tgcCGGGGACAGACTACATCTACATGAACTCAGCAGTTTACAGAAATGGCACCAGCTTTGTCGAGTCCCTCTTTGAGACATTTG ACTGCCAGCTCGGAGACCTGAAGGATGATGCAGATGAtgtcaaagaagaaaacaacaccCAAACTGACACTTTAAATCAG AGCTGTGCAGATTCCTCGGCCCTGCACTCAGCGgactctcctccccctctgcccaCCACACCGCCTCCTGAGGAGTATTACGAGGAGGCGCTACCGCTCAGTCCTGGCAAACTGCCAGAGTACATCATCACTCGAG TCAGGTCAAGTCCTCCCAACTCTATAGAAGATGGATATGAAGATGCTGAAAATAACTACCCCACTACCTGCATAAATTCACACCGTAAAAACTCTT ACAATGATTCTGACGCTCTGAGCAGTTCATACGAGTCTtacgaggaggatgaggaagagaggagcCCCGGCGTCCAACTCACTCATCAGTGGCCGTCGGATGAGAGCTCCATGCCTCCTGCCAGAGACTGTCGCATCTGTGCCTTCCTGCTGCGCAAGAAACGCTTCGGACAGTGGGCCAAACAGCTCACAGTCATACGGGAGAACAGACTACAG TGCTATAAGAGTTCCAAGGACACATGCCCGTATGTGGACCTGCTGCTGCCCCAGTGCACTGTGGTCTATGCACCCAAAGACAGCAAGAGGAAACACCATGAGCTCCGGTTCACGTTGCCTAATGGCGATGCGCTGGTGCTGGCGGTGCAAAGCAAGGAACAGGCCCACAGATGGCTTGGA GTTGTTAGAGAGGTGTGCGGTCAGAGCACAGGCCCTGAGGAGTCTGCATCTCCCGTCAGTCCAAGAAAAACTGAACTTGACAAG AGGTTATCAGCAGAGAGGAACACATCTGATTCAGACAGTGTGGGTGTGTCAGCTGGAGATCACTGCAGAGAGAATG GGAAGGTGAAACGAGGAGCTATCGCTGCAGGCCGAAAAATCACTCGCATCATCAGCTTCTCCAAGAAGAAGCCCCCTCGGCCTGGTGATCCCCGGACGTCCTTAGGCGACCCTCGACAAG GCAACCTGTCGGTGCTGGTGAACCAGGTGTGGCGGGAACAGTGGTGCTGTGTGAGCAGAGGCTTCCTGTACTTCTACCTTGACAAGGGAGACACTCGAACCTCTCtgccttcacttcctctcctcagcTGTGAGGTGGTGCCGGGGCTTGGACCCAAACACCCTTTTGCGTTTCGGATCCTACGCAACGGCAAAGAGGTGGCTGCTATGGAG GCTGCCAGCTCTGATGAACTTGGACGGTGGCTGGGTGTCCTCTTGGCAGAAACAGGCTCTACCACAGACCCAGAGTCGCTGCATTACGACTATGTTGATGTGGAAACCATTGCTAATATCCGTGACGCTGCACGTAATTCCTTCCT GTGGGCCACCTCCTCCAGCGGTGCCTCTCCAGACTCCAGAACATATGATGAGGTCTCTAATGAGGACATGCAG TCAGGGGAGAACCACAGGCCGCAGTCTGGGAATCAAGGGAAGCGGCGCTCAAGTTTCTCAAGCAGCGACTCCGACAGAACTAAACCATTAGTTTCCCTCAAGCGGACTGGCTCAA ATGCCAATCAGTATGGAAGGTATGGGAAAACACGAGCGGAGGAGGATGCCAAGCGTTACCTTAAAGACACAGAGgtgctggagagggagagagatgggatACGAAACACACTGGTGACCCTACgacaagagaagagagagctGAAGGAAGAGTTAAAGACGGCCTCTG ataagaggaagTCCTCCATGAACAAACGTGTGTCCCATCTGGAGGAAGTGTGTCGAGCtaaggaggcagagagggtgGACCTGGAGCTGCGACTCTCAGAGGTCAAAGAAAACCTGAAGAAGAGTCAGGCAGGTGGAGCACTGGGTGCACCAGTCGAGGCTAAACCACCTTCTAAG GCCTCCAACAAAAAGAGGCAGAACATCTACAGTGAGTCACTACCAGTAAATTGTGCCTCAGAAATACGTAGGAGACCTCCGTCTGTCTATGCTTCTACAGGAACCGTCATGCAGAAAGCAAAG GAATGGGAGTCAAAGAAAGGAACCTAA
- the afap1l1a gene encoding actin filament-associated protein 1-like 1 isoform X2: MHTAMEVLVNELGVLLKMLDQENLSSSTQEKKTSVWNLLQQLQPSVPGTDYIYMNSAVYRNGTSFVESLFETFDCQLGDLKDDADDVKEENNTQTDTLNQSCADSSALHSADSPPPLPTTPPPEEYYEEALPLSPGKLPEYIITRVRSSPPNSIEDGYEDAENNYPTTCINSHRKNSYNDSDALSSSYESYEEDEEERSPGVQLTHQWPSDESSMPPARDCRICAFLLRKKRFGQWAKQLTVIRENRLQCYKSSKDTCPYVDLLLPQCTVVYAPKDSKRKHHELRFTLPNGDALVLAVQSKEQAHRWLGVVREVCGQSTGPEESASPVSPRKTELDKRLSAERNTSDSDSVGVSAGDHCRENGKVKRGAIAAGRKITRIISFSKKKPPRPGDPRTSLGDPRQGNLSVLVNQVWREQWCCVSRGFLYFYLDKGDTRTSLPSLPLLSCEVVPGLGPKHPFAFRILRNGKEVAAMEAASSDELGRWLGVLLAETGSTTDPESLHYDYVDVETIANIRDAARNSFLWATSSSGASPDSRTYDEVSNEDMQSGENHRPQSGNQGKRRSSFSSSDSDRTKPLVSLKRTGSNANQYGRYGKTRAEEDAKRYLKDTEVLERERDGIRNTLVTLRQEKRELKEELKTASDKRKSSMNKRVSHLEEVCRAKEAERVDLELRLSEVKENLKKSQAGGALGAPVEAKPPSKASNKKRQNIYSESLPVNCASEIRRRPPSVYASTGTVMQKAKEWESKKGT, from the exons ATGCACACAG CCATGGAGGTGTTGGTGAATGAGCTGGGAGTTCTGCTGAAGATGCTGGACCAGGAAAacctcagctcctccacccaggagaagaagacatcagtgtggaacctcctgcagcagctacagCCGTCAG tgcCGGGGACAGACTACATCTACATGAACTCAGCAGTTTACAGAAATGGCACCAGCTTTGTCGAGTCCCTCTTTGAGACATTTG ACTGCCAGCTCGGAGACCTGAAGGATGATGCAGATGAtgtcaaagaagaaaacaacaccCAAACTGACACTTTAAATCAG AGCTGTGCAGATTCCTCGGCCCTGCACTCAGCGgactctcctccccctctgcccaCCACACCGCCTCCTGAGGAGTATTACGAGGAGGCGCTACCGCTCAGTCCTGGCAAACTGCCAGAGTACATCATCACTCGAG TCAGGTCAAGTCCTCCCAACTCTATAGAAGATGGATATGAAGATGCTGAAAATAACTACCCCACTACCTGCATAAATTCACACCGTAAAAACTCTT ACAATGATTCTGACGCTCTGAGCAGTTCATACGAGTCTtacgaggaggatgaggaagagaggagcCCCGGCGTCCAACTCACTCATCAGTGGCCGTCGGATGAGAGCTCCATGCCTCCTGCCAGAGACTGTCGCATCTGTGCCTTCCTGCTGCGCAAGAAACGCTTCGGACAGTGGGCCAAACAGCTCACAGTCATACGGGAGAACAGACTACAG TGCTATAAGAGTTCCAAGGACACATGCCCGTATGTGGACCTGCTGCTGCCCCAGTGCACTGTGGTCTATGCACCCAAAGACAGCAAGAGGAAACACCATGAGCTCCGGTTCACGTTGCCTAATGGCGATGCGCTGGTGCTGGCGGTGCAAAGCAAGGAACAGGCCCACAGATGGCTTGGA GTTGTTAGAGAGGTGTGCGGTCAGAGCACAGGCCCTGAGGAGTCTGCATCTCCCGTCAGTCCAAGAAAAACTGAACTTGACAAG AGGTTATCAGCAGAGAGGAACACATCTGATTCAGACAGTGTGGGTGTGTCAGCTGGAGATCACTGCAGAGAGAATG GGAAGGTGAAACGAGGAGCTATCGCTGCAGGCCGAAAAATCACTCGCATCATCAGCTTCTCCAAGAAGAAGCCCCCTCGGCCTGGTGATCCCCGGACGTCCTTAGGCGACCCTCGACAAG GCAACCTGTCGGTGCTGGTGAACCAGGTGTGGCGGGAACAGTGGTGCTGTGTGAGCAGAGGCTTCCTGTACTTCTACCTTGACAAGGGAGACACTCGAACCTCTCtgccttcacttcctctcctcagcTGTGAGGTGGTGCCGGGGCTTGGACCCAAACACCCTTTTGCGTTTCGGATCCTACGCAACGGCAAAGAGGTGGCTGCTATGGAG GCTGCCAGCTCTGATGAACTTGGACGGTGGCTGGGTGTCCTCTTGGCAGAAACAGGCTCTACCACAGACCCAGAGTCGCTGCATTACGACTATGTTGATGTGGAAACCATTGCTAATATCCGTGACGCTGCACGTAATTCCTTCCT GTGGGCCACCTCCTCCAGCGGTGCCTCTCCAGACTCCAGAACATATGATGAGGTCTCTAATGAGGACATGCAG TCAGGGGAGAACCACAGGCCGCAGTCTGGGAATCAAGGGAAGCGGCGCTCAAGTTTCTCAAGCAGCGACTCCGACAGAACTAAACCATTAGTTTCCCTCAAGCGGACTGGCTCAA ATGCCAATCAGTATGGAAGGTATGGGAAAACACGAGCGGAGGAGGATGCCAAGCGTTACCTTAAAGACACAGAGgtgctggagagggagagagatgggatACGAAACACACTGGTGACCCTACgacaagagaagagagagctGAAGGAAGAGTTAAAGACGGCCTCTG ataagaggaagTCCTCCATGAACAAACGTGTGTCCCATCTGGAGGAAGTGTGTCGAGCtaaggaggcagagagggtgGACCTGGAGCTGCGACTCTCAGAGGTCAAAGAAAACCTGAAGAAGAGTCAGGCAGGTGGAGCACTGGGTGCACCAGTCGAGGCTAAACCACCTTCTAAG GCCTCCAACAAAAAGAGGCAGAACATCTACAGTGAGTCACTACCAGTAAATTGTGCCTCAGAAATACGTAGGAGACCTCCGTCTGTCTATGCTTCTACAGGAACCGTCATGCAGAAAGCAAAG GAATGGGAGTCAAAGAAAGGAACCTAA